The segment tggctgcccgaactgcacataatcttaaaaactatgcagcgctggtaACTGTCGCTGCAGAGATGGGGAGAAGGTGCAGGGAGAACAATTCgggcgggcttagccgggatagtgaaagTTACACTTCTCTACATAAATGTACTCCGAATAgtaggctaaaggacctttgatgacgtcatgcccatgtgaccccacCCACCAttcaggtccttctaccacagtgaaggagcagaatatctgcaggggagAAGGCCCGCCCGACAGTCAGGTTTTTACACAgagctccaggctggtgagtgcttttccaaacccccatcccttcatccctccctccATCTCCTCATCAATTCATCCCACAATTGCCCCCTtccttcatcactcactccctccctccatcactcactccctccctctcttcatcactccctccctctcttcatcactccctcccttcatccctccatcactcactccctccctcccatcatccctccatcactcactccctcccttcatcactgctgtgtgtggcgctatctacagggggatgtgtgtgtgacaccatctacagggggatgtgtgtgtgacgccatctacagggggatgtgtgtgtgatgctatctataggggtatgtgtgtgtgatgctatctacagggggatgtgtgtgtgacgctatctacaggggaatgtgtgtgacgctatctacagggggatgtgtgtgtgtgacgctatctacagggggatgtgtgtgtgatgctatctacaaggggatgtgtgtgtgacgctatctacagagggatgtgtgtgtgacaccatctacagggggatgtgtgtgacgctatctacagggggatgtgtgtgtgacaccatctatagggggatgtgtgtgtgacgctatctacagggggatgcatgtatgacgctatctacagggggatgtgtgtgtgtgacgctatctacagagggatgtgtgtgtgacaccatctacagggggatgtgtgtgcgacgccatctacaggggaatgtgtgtgcgATGCCATCTAAAGGGGTATGTGTgtgcgacgctatctacagggggatttgtgtgtgatgctatctacagggggatgtgtgtgcgacgcaatctacaggaggatgtgtctgacgctatatacagggggatgtgtgcaacgccatctacaggggaatgtgtgtgcgACACCATCTAAAGggaaagggggatgtgtgtgcgacgctatctacagggggatgtgtgtgacgctatctattgggggctgtgtgtgacgctatctacagggggctgcgtgtgtcgctatctacaggggatgtgtgtgacgctatctacagggggatgcatgtgtgacgctatctacagggggatgcatgtgtgacgctatctacagggggatgcatgtctgacgctatctacagggggatgtgtgtgtgacgctatctacagggggatgtgtgtgcgacgctatctacagggggatgtgtgtgtgacgctatctacagggggatgtgtgtgacgctatctacagggggatgtgtgtgacgctatctacagggggatgtgtgtgacgctatctacagggggatgtgtgtgacgctatctatagggggatgtgtgtgatgctatctacagggggatgtgtgtgatgctatctacagggggggctgtgtgtgtgacgctatctacagggggctgtgtgtgtgatgctatctacagggggatgtgtgtgatactatctatggggggctgtgtgtgacgctatctacagggggctgtgtgtgacactatctacaggggggctgtgtgtgatgctatctacaggggggctgtgtgtgtgacgctatctacagggggctgtgtgtgtgacgctatctacagggggctgtgtatgtgacgctatctacagggggatgtgtgtgacgctatctacagggggatgtgtgtgtgatgctatctacagggggttgtgtgtgtgacgctatctacagggggctgtgtatgtgacgctatctacagggggatgtgtgtgaggctatctacagggggatgcgtgtgtgacgctatctacattgggatgcgtgtgtgacactatctacagggggctgtgtgtgacgctatctacagggagatgtgtgtgtgacgctatctacagggggatttgtgtgtgacgctatccacagggggatgtgtgtgtgacgctatctacagggggatgtgtgtctgtgtgtgtgtgtgtgtgtgtgtgtgtgtgtgtgtgtgtggcgctatctacaggggggtggctgtgtgaggctatctacagggggatgtgtgtgtggtgctacctacaaggggatgtgtgtgtgacgctatctacagggggatgtgtgtgtgatgctatctacagggggatgtgtgtgtgtgtgtgtgtgtgtgatgctatctacagggggatgtgtgtgtggcgccatctatagggggatgcgtgtgtgacgctatctgcaggTGGATGCGTTTGTgacgcaatctacaaggggatgtgtgtgtgacgctatctacagggggatgtgtgtgtgacgctatctacagggggatgtgtgtgtgaggctatctacagggggatgtgtgtgtgaggctatctacagggggatgtgtgtgtaatgctatctacagggggatgtgagtgtgacgttatctacaggggctgcgtgtgtgacgctatctacagggggatgtgtgtgacactatctacagggggatgtgtgtggcgctatctacaggggatgtgtgtggcactatctacaggtggatgtgtgcgacgctatctacagggggatgtgtttgatgctatctacagtggctatTGTGCATatggtgctttactatacagtgtttgacacaattatattcaggggcgcagtgtatggtgctgttatatttagaggcacagtgtgtggtgccatgataattttattttcgtttataggtgtagaaatgttggaaaagtgagaaacagaagacatctaagtggcaaattctgcagaaatgggtcatggccgggagaagtcgtcatgaagtctgtaccggatggagaagaaaaaggaaaaaagttaccagaatctgagaagtcgtcacctatgagtcactagatttatagagaatctgtcacctctcctgacatgtttattataggaaatccttgtatttcacaaaaagtctttgtgaagtccaggactgatagacaaatgcttgttaccattccccttgtcaggaggatgtgtccctgtacagtgtgatactgtcagcgatggttggagactgttagtatgtagggacacagccctttgacaaggggaatcgtaacacccatttgttaatgcttgcacaaaaaggtagtgttacggcGTGGCGGGGGagaaagggggcccaagtttgggcaaCAGCCCAGTGCCTATAGTTtagttaatccgccactgcatgtatacatacacacgcacacacacacacacgaggcatgtatacatatacacacacatgaggcatgtatacatatacacacacacacacacacacgaggcatatacacacacacatgaggcatgtgtacacacacacacaagaggcatgtgtacatatacacacacacacaaggcatgtatacatatattcaCACATACATGAGGCATGtattcatgtacacacacacgaggcatgtatacatatacacacacacacacgaggtatgtataaatatacacacacacacacggcatgtatacatatacacagacacacgaggcatgtatgcatatatgtacacacacacacacaaggcatgtatacatatatatatacacgcacacagtacagataatgtagatgttacctgcagtcctatgtgacaccacaaataacacacagtgatagacacacacacacacagaaaaatatacacagagaaatatatacacatatagacacacacatactggaacatatacacacagacatatgtacacagaagggaacttaccatctctccttgctgcactATCTCCTTGCTGACACTTGGTGCAACACTCTTGGATGATTCAAACGTTACCTCTAGTATTGCAAGTCAATAGTCCAGTGCTAAGTCCTGAGCCACCATGTTGATGTTGACTGTGGGACAATCACTTTCCttgtcttttttattttccagtgatCAGTTTGAGGACAAAGAAGGAAAAGTGAGATCAGCCATTCAACATGTTGTGAAATGCGACCTGGATAAAAAGAATATGACAGACCCGCTGGTCTTACCACCAGCCGATTGTGTCATCAGTGCTTGGCTTCTAGAAGACGCCAGCAAAGATCAAGATGATTACATCAGATATCTGAGGAAGTTCTCTGGGTTGCTGAATCCTGGAGGACACCTCCTATTAATTGGGTGTTTAGATGCAACATATTTTACAGTCGGGAaagacaaatttcatattttcaaATATAATGAGGATTTTGTCAGGAACGCTCTAGTTGGAGAAGGTTTTATCATTGATTACTGTAAGGTCAAGGTGAGAACGGCTGTCAGTGACCTTACTGACTATAAGGCCTTCATATTCATTGCAGCACACAAGGAGAAGTAGGTTGAAACTTATAAACTCTGCATGTCATTCGTTTATATATTAAGCTTAAAAAAACATATAGTATTAAAAAATAAGCTTCTTAGTGCAGTATAAAAGAGTATAGACCGACCCTGGGCATCTGGGACATCAAAGGAGTCTAAAGACTTAGGATCAGTTGCTTTCTCATTGTTGTTCTGTTCCTGCTTAATATGAATAGTGTAATAAAGTAAAGCATATAGTATTAAATTGTCTACTTTTCTTGGATGGGGGGCACAAATCTGCTTCATAGGCTTTACAAACCTtgatttaagggggttttacattggtCAATTATCGGGCGGACAAGCTTTCATAGAactctcgttgccgataattgccctgtgtaaacagggcagcgatcagcagatgaacgagcaatcacttgatcatctgctgatcgtatcatttaaaaaaagttaaattctaTTATTGTCAGCAACGctactccctgtgtaaacagggagatgcactgccggcataataataatgtatgtggacgagcgataggagtaacgaccgctcgtcctcatccatggctctgtgtgacaggagaaaacaagcgccgatcaacaatgtctcgttgattggctctCGCTGTATTGGCCAATTATCAGccagtataaaagggcctttaggagtAGAAATTCATGAGTTGTTTGCCATTTATGAAAAACAATAAGGTAAAAAATCCGTCTCCCCTTCTTTTGTGGCTCAGACCTCGTCTTCTTCCATCAACAAACACAAAGATAGTTGAGAGAAATTTTGGCAATCAAATCACATAATTCACAAGGTCCTATATGTATGTAGACGTTCCATCAAATCATGTCTATTTTCTTCAAAGATCATATTCGGTACATAAGGCTAACTGACTAACCAGTGATATCACATGCATGTATGGATCACTAGCGGGTTCTTCATCTTTCTCATTCCTACAAATAAATCGAATGTTAGTGTTATATTCCCCACCCAATGAATCACTTgcggaaaaaaatacattaataggAGGCATCCATCATTCTCTACTATTTCACTATGTGGAATAAAATATTAACTTTAAATCGTAAAGAAACCTATCTTCAAAGCCAAAATGTGTCCACAATGCAAAAATTCTAAAAATGAGTTCATTAAACACCACGTGGATATTCTTTAAGTATAACCTGATTTTAAAGGATCTCCATCTCAATTTAATCTTACTAAAATTTCTAGCATACTTAAAGCGCACCTGTCGTTTCATTTGACTTTTCGGGATAAGCTGCCATGTGTGTGTACACGAGGAGTAGCATTATTTCTGCCCATTATATGACTttgattttgcaatttttagTAGTTTTTCCCTTTGCATGCTAGTTTGTTGAAATGGCAGTTCCCATTTAACCATATGTCCTataacaatacaaataaatagttCAGCCTTTAAAAGATCCCAACTAGAGCTGAGCAAACCTATTCGGCACAAATTGAATTTGATCCGAATTTCCcagaaatccaaaacttttggagtTTGCGACGCACGAATAGTCAAAATTTTTGCTGGTTCTAGGAAAAAAGAGGGGAgaagctttaaaaaaaacctcaccAGCTCCAATGCATCCCTGCTGGCAGGTAAGATGACGTAGCTGCCTCATGTGAGAGCTGCAgtcgatcacaggctgcagcggtcacatgagacaaAACTTTGTCATGACGTAGgtgtaccatgtgaccactgcagccaactaCAGGCTGCAGCGATTACATAAAACAACTACGTCATCTTACCTGCTAGCCAGGACACGTCGCTACGGTAGTCCAGGAGAGGTGGTGAGTGTGTTTTTTGGACGGGGGGGTGATAGAATCGGCCCAGAAACAAAATTCAGGAAATTTGCACATCACTAATGTTAGGAAACATCCGtctctttaaggttgtcatgactactagcctagctactagcctagcttctgggtggctctggtttaagttgcagagccaatctcatttctctgtctttttcctatcagattctagggtgggGTATTTAAGTCTTGTCAGTTCTTTTATTGTTGCTTGTGAAATTCTTTGTGTATGAAAgtatctgatcaagctcctggttacaccctgcaTCACCTGACTATTTTCATTCTTGGGACTCGACCTCGGCTTTGACTTTAGATGAACCcttttgctcactgatttggacactCTGCTCTAggttggttttgacctctgcaactcctggtattcttctgctttctgatttggacttacagTCTATTCTGGTTGTGAATTCTGATTGCTGTTTACCCTCTGTCTGTCTGGTttccattctggtattgcctgcattgcacctcctgtccaacactgtattttgttaaccccttcccgccgcagccatttttcggattttcatttttgttttttccttcaatattggcatataagggcttgttttttgcgtgacgagttgtagattttcacagcaccattttttgtaccatataatgtagtaggaaaCGAGAAGAAAaatatatgtgtaaaggatctgccagacacaacttctgtgtcgacgcccatagttaatcagtctgcacctgcttctatgtctgtgagactgactccatcttccaccacccaggatggcaggcttaggagtgggagagcctatcactgcctggccagacggaggtagctcccaccctctgtctatttatacctgcctttcctgttcctcctttgcttgtgattcttctctgctggtttcctggccctgctgcagcttctttaactcctgatcctctgcttgtgattgaccttgcctttactgaccactcttctgctctgctattttgtacctcgctcatctccttgtttgactcggctcgttcacttcgcttgttgctcacggtgtccccgtgggcagcttccccatttccctggcttctttgtacccttgtctgtttgtctgtcgtgcacctattgagtgtagggaccgtcgcccagttgtaacccgtcgcctagggtgggtcgttgcaagtaggcagggactgagtggcgggtagattagggctcacctgtcagtctccctaccccgacattacataatcacaagcccatatacctagtctaccctggtccctgacactactatggacccccttgagaccctggctcagcaaatgcagggcctctccctacaggtccaggccctggctcagagggacaaccagtctGATGCtaacctggtagtgcccctcacctcacctcttgaaccccacctcaagttgcctgaccggttctcaggggaccggaagacctttttctcctttcgggaaagttgtaggctctactttcgcttaaagccccactcctctggttctgagagccagcgggtgggtataattatgtcccggctccaggacggtccccaagaatgggccttctccttggctcctgacgcccctgaactttcctccgttgaacttttcttttctgctctcgggctcatttatgacgagactgacaagactgcctttgccgagagtcagctggtgaccttacgtcagggtaagagacctgttgaggagtattgttctgactttaggaagtggtgcgtagcttctcggtggaatgaccctgccttaaggtgccagtttaggttgggtctgtcgaacgccctgaaagacctgctagttagctatccctcttctgactccctagatcaggttatggctttagcggtacgacttgaccgacgtctcagggaacgacgacttgaacgtgtttgtattttctcctctgactcccccatgatgcctcccgaggttccgttgcttcattcttgcacggaagacttggaggtacctatgcaactcggggcctccgtgtccccccaacaacgtagagagttccgcaggaagaatggtctctgcttctactgtggggatgacaagcatcaagtgaacaactgtcctaggcataagaataagcagccggaagaacttctgcgcctaagtgaccatcggggaggtcacttgggcgcacaggtatttcccgtaaatatgaaacgtaataaaatcttgcttccctttcaggtctcttttcgtggtaggtctgctaccagcagtgccttcgtggattcagggtcttctgctaatattatgtctgtggaatttgctatgtctctagctatgccattaattgatttgcctaaacctgtcccggtagtgggtatcgactccactcctcttgctaatggttattttacacagcatacccctgtttttgaactccttgttggctccatgcatttggagcagtgctctgtactggtgatgcagggattatcgtccgatttggttttaggccttccctggttgcagttgcataatcccacgtttgactggaatactggggatcttaccaaatggggtaatgaatgtttgacgtcatgtttttctgttaattctatttctctccctgagaaggtgaacactctacctgagtttgttcaggacttcgctgatgttttctctaaagaggcctccgaagtgttaccacctcatagagaatacgattgtgcaattgatttggtaccaggagctaagctccctaagggtaggatatttaatctctcttgtcccgaacgtgaagccatgagagtgtatatccaggaatgcctggccaagggttacattcgcccctctacttctccagtaggtgctggcttcttcttcgtagggaagtaggatggtggtcttaggccatgcattgactaccgaaacttgaataaggtcactgtaaggaaccagtatccccttcctttgattcctgacctcttcaatcaggttcagggggcccaatggttctctaagtttgatctacgaggggcttataaccttatccgcatcaaagagggggatgagtggaagactgcgtttaacacgcccgaaggtcattttgaatacctcgtcatgccctttgggttgtgtaatgcacccgcggtcttccagaatttcataaatgagattttaagagactacctgggggtatttcttgtagtgtaccttgatgacatacttgtgttttccaaggactggtcctcccacattgagcatgtcaggaaggtgctccaggcccttcgggaaaacaaactgtttgctaagaccgaaaaatgtgtgtttgggatgcaggagataccgtttttgggtcaaatcctcactcctcatgaattccgcatggaccccgctaaggtccaagctgtggcggaatgggtccaacctgcctccctgaaggcgttacagtgcttcctggggttcgctaattattacaggagatttattgctaacttctcggtcatcgctaagcctcttacggatctcactcgcaaaggtgctgatctcctccactggcctcctgaggctgtccaggcttttgaggtccttaagaagtgctttatctcggccccagtgctggttcagcccaaccaaattgagccatttatcgtggaggttgacgcgtccgaggtgggagtgggggctgtcttgtcccagcctaccaggtccctcacccatctccgcccctgtgcctacttctccaggaagtttttgcccactgagagtcactatgatattggcaaccgcgaactcttagccattaaatgggcatttgaagagtggagccacttcctggagggggctaggcaccaggtaacggtccttaccgaccacaagaatctggttttcctagaatctgcccggaggctaaacccgagacaagctcgatgggcgttattttttaccagattcaactttttggtcacctatagggcagccctccttcggaggaagatcctgcttgtgttttgcctccaggtataatcatttcctctattgattctgatttagtctctgaaattgcggctgatcaaggttcagctcccgggagatccttcctgagaacaagctgtttgttcccctgcaattccggctaagggtacttagggaaaatcatgattctgcactatctgcactcattaaccattttattgataataaaaaaagccgtcatcgaagtagtcctggaatccgacgtagtccaacgaccgaacctgtaagaaaacacacaaaaaacgattagtaacacatgtgttaggcttagatacagggcccatgtgtgatactatctgtgggaccctgtatctaagcctaccacaaggtaggcttaaatacagggtccagcagacagtaatcttatacagtaatacagggcccatcagacaggatcacacataggccatgtatctaagcctaccatgtgattggcttagatacagggcccagcagacagcatcacacaatctgtgatcctgtctcatgggccctctaagcctgctagatCGTAGGATTAAAagacttgtccagtccctaaacattggtggcctatcctcaggataggccatcaatagctgatggttcAGGGTCCGATTCCCGTGAGcacgctaatcagctgttttgaaggggccgcagcactcgtatgagagctgcttccccttcatttcccttactcgctcagactgtgaatctccgacacggattcacagtgtgaccagaatgaagtgaccagaatgaaggggaagcagctctcatacgagtgctgcggcccctttaaaacagctgattggccggctcccgggagtcggaccccgccaatcagcttcagcagacaggtatattaatcttaccctcctcttcagccgcggcggaagctctgtcctgactctatccaggatcacgatgttgtgcgcggcgcatagcgttgtgacgtcatgcgcggcgcatagcgctgtgacgttaggacctccgctgcgattctGGAACCAGGaagaagtactgtcagttactatagtaacagcggcctgcggcccgagttactatagtaactttttattgatgtggtgtggggggctgcgggccctcctggctttggggcccggtcgcgaTTGcggccgctgcgacccctatagctacaccactggact is part of the Rhinoderma darwinii isolate aRhiDar2 chromosome 10, aRhiDar2.hap1, whole genome shotgun sequence genome and harbors:
- the LOC142662516 gene encoding nicotinamide N-methyltransferase-like codes for the protein MMDSSPHKFYHVHGFDSRQCLEHYFSDKPDMAFGDDSLKFLIDNLRQVFAVGHIKGDILIDLSVSSFIHHLYSACEFFKNMIVLKVNNRCIMELKRWVDDRTGAFYWGHTSTLLQEKEENSDQFEDKEGKVRSAIQHVVKCDLDKKNMTDPLVLPPADCVISAWLLEDASKDQDDYIRYLRKFSGLLNPGGHLLLIGCLDATYFTVGKDKFHIFKYNEDFVRNALVGEGFIIDYCKVKVRTAVSDLTDYKAFIFIAAHKEK